A genomic region of Leptolyngbya sp. NIES-2104 contains the following coding sequences:
- a CDS encoding PAS domain-containing protein, translated as MNFAFQLEQHVQSAQRRLETLLKSNPELTPELLAQTLEQLSDSYEELQVAIEQVQMCDLALINAEQEILTERRQYQDWFNFAPDAYFITDRLGKIERTNQTACRFLNVQAEQLVDKPLSVYIALSSRSTFRTQLNQFQANAEIYDWELEFQPHSRDSFPVSIAVSAIYDEHKQWTGLRWSVRDITSRKQLESELARANAQLEQRVADRTAALEHTIAQLEQTRQAIAACPVGIVIADAQQSDCPAVYVNPAFEQQTGYSASEVIGRNFRFLQGSDRDQPSLDQLRSALQSGERCTIILRNYRKDATQVWVELTVAPIFDAGGKITNFVGVQQDVTDRVHRTAELEATLEQLQQAQVQLIQSEKMSALGQLVAGVAHEINNPVSFISGNLHPAQIYVNDLLRLIQCYQSHYPDPPDAILETLEDIEFDFLETDLPKLLQSLQTGADRIREIVLSLRNFSRLDEAEVKPADIHDGIDSTLMILTHRTKANNRRGAIELVKNYSRLPLVECYVGQLNQVLMNLLSNAIDSIDEAVEKLGRSTPLILITTEMLDQSAVRITISDNGMGINQKTLQKIFDPFFTTKPIGTGTGMGLAISYKIITQRHQGSLTCRSIVNEGAEFMIQIPLKQTSQ; from the coding sequence ATGAATTTTGCTTTCCAGCTAGAACAACACGTTCAATCTGCACAGCGCCGCTTAGAGACTCTGCTCAAATCTAACCCTGAGCTAACACCAGAGCTTTTGGCTCAAACGCTCGAACAACTCAGCGACTCTTACGAAGAACTTCAGGTTGCGATCGAACAAGTCCAGATGTGTGATCTCGCACTGATCAATGCTGAGCAAGAAATTCTCACCGAACGTCGCCAGTATCAAGACTGGTTCAACTTTGCTCCTGATGCCTATTTCATCACTGATCGACTGGGTAAAATTGAACGCACAAATCAGACTGCTTGCCGATTTCTCAACGTTCAGGCTGAACAGCTCGTCGATAAACCGCTCAGCGTCTACATCGCGCTTTCTTCTCGATCGACGTTTCGCACTCAGTTAAATCAATTTCAGGCGAATGCTGAAATCTACGATTGGGAACTTGAATTCCAGCCGCACAGTCGAGACAGTTTTCCTGTGTCGATCGCGGTTTCAGCTATTTATGATGAACACAAGCAATGGACGGGGTTACGGTGGAGCGTTCGCGATATTACGAGTCGCAAACAGCTAGAATCTGAGCTTGCACGCGCCAATGCCCAACTCGAACAGCGCGTCGCCGATCGTACCGCAGCACTAGAGCACACCATCGCCCAACTCGAACAAACTCGCCAAGCGATCGCGGCGTGTCCAGTTGGCATCGTGATTGCTGATGCTCAACAGTCGGATTGTCCAGCCGTCTATGTCAATCCTGCATTCGAGCAGCAAACAGGGTATTCGGCTTCAGAAGTCATCGGGCGAAATTTCCGCTTTTTGCAAGGCAGCGATCGCGATCAACCGAGTCTAGATCAACTGCGATCGGCGCTGCAATCGGGTGAGCGCTGCACGATTATTCTGAGAAACTATCGCAAAGATGCAACTCAGGTCTGGGTTGAATTAACTGTTGCGCCAATTTTTGATGCAGGCGGCAAGATTACGAACTTTGTTGGAGTGCAGCAAGATGTGACCGATCGAGTGCATCGAACCGCTGAGCTAGAAGCTACTTTAGAGCAATTACAGCAAGCTCAAGTACAACTGATTCAGAGCGAGAAGATGTCTGCTTTGGGTCAGTTAGTCGCAGGAGTCGCTCATGAAATTAACAATCCGGTTAGTTTTATCTCTGGTAATCTTCATCCCGCTCAAATCTATGTAAATGATTTGCTGAGGCTGATTCAATGTTATCAGTCACACTATCCTGATCCGCCTGATGCCATCCTTGAAACGCTAGAAGACATTGAGTTCGATTTTCTGGAAACCGATCTACCAAAACTGCTTCAATCGCTGCAAACCGGAGCCGATCGCATTCGAGAAATTGTACTATCGCTGCGAAACTTCTCGCGGTTAGACGAAGCTGAAGTCAAACCCGCTGATATTCATGATGGGATTGATAGCACACTGATGATTTTGACACATCGCACGAAAGCAAACAATCGACGCGGCGCGATCGAGCTTGTAAAAAACTACAGCCGTTTACCGCTAGTTGAATGCTATGTTGGGCAACTCAATCAGGTGCTTATGAATCTCTTGAGTAATGCGATCGACTCGATCGATGAAGCCGTTGAAAAGCTGGGACGATCCACTCCGTTGATTTTGATTACCACTGAAATGCTCGATCAAAGCGCTGTCAGAATTACGATTAGCGATAACGGCATGGGCATCAATCAGAAAACGCTACAAAAAATCTTTGATCCCTTTTTCACCACGAAGCCAATTGGTACAGGCACTGGAATGGGATTAGCCATCAGCTACAAAATCATCACCCAACGGCATCAAGGCTCATTGACCTGTCGCTCGATCGTCAATGAAGGTGCAGAGTTTATGATTCAAATTCCTCTGAAGCAGACATCACAGTGA
- a CDS encoding glycosyltransferase family 4 protein, translating to MNISLSFLLASGFLSFLLVASIRQYLSRFLLDIPNDRSSHTQPTPRGGGLGFVIAFALTSITVAVLDWQSVGSRDVLSIWAALIPLVIVGIFDDRGDVPARIRYLVQLGAAGIAIVLYGAFPQPWLTQFGTVGIAIAIGLTMIGMTALINFYNFMDGLDGLVAGVSAVQLTYLAIEINQPILLLLVVALLGFLWWNWSPAKIFMGDVGSTVLGAVIAIALLHQANNTVQAWSSLAITLPLIADAIYTLIRRLLRKENIFKPHRTHLYQRLQQSGWSHAQVATAYILVTVGIALNLHFFEATGAILSVIEVMCAIALGERYLSHQQGVKMRTKIYSSVRNLITGLRAG from the coding sequence ATGAATATCTCTCTCAGTTTTTTACTGGCGAGTGGGTTTCTGAGTTTTCTGCTGGTTGCCTCGATCAGACAGTACCTTAGCCGCTTTCTGTTGGATATTCCCAACGATCGCAGTTCTCATACTCAACCTACTCCCCGTGGCGGCGGTCTCGGTTTTGTGATTGCGTTTGCACTGACCAGTATCACTGTTGCGGTGCTTGATTGGCAATCTGTCGGCTCTCGTGATGTTCTCTCGATTTGGGCTGCGTTGATTCCGCTGGTGATTGTGGGTATCTTCGACGATCGCGGTGATGTTCCCGCTCGGATTCGCTATTTGGTTCAACTTGGAGCCGCTGGAATTGCGATCGTGCTCTACGGCGCGTTTCCTCAACCTTGGCTGACTCAGTTTGGCACTGTTGGAATTGCGATCGCGATCGGGCTAACGATGATCGGGATGACCGCGCTGATCAATTTCTATAATTTCATGGACGGGCTAGATGGCTTAGTTGCTGGTGTTTCAGCAGTACAACTCACTTATTTAGCAATTGAGATCAATCAGCCGATTCTTTTATTGTTAGTCGTTGCCTTGCTCGGATTTTTGTGGTGGAACTGGTCGCCTGCAAAAATTTTTATGGGCGATGTTGGAAGTACAGTGTTGGGAGCAGTGATTGCGATCGCACTGTTGCATCAAGCTAACAACACTGTGCAAGCTTGGTCATCGTTAGCGATTACACTCCCGCTGATTGCAGATGCAATCTACACTCTGATCCGTCGCTTACTTCGCAAAGAGAACATCTTTAAGCCGCATCGGACGCACCTTTATCAGCGACTTCAACAATCGGGCTGGAGTCATGCCCAGGTTGCAACCGCTTACATTCTGGTTACAGTTGGAATTGCTTTGAATCTGCACTTTTTCGAGGCAACGGGAGCGATTTTGAGCGTGATTGAAGTGATGTGCGCGATCGCGCTTGGAGAACGCTATCTGAGCCATCAGCAAGGCGTGAAAATGCGGACTAAAATCTATTCCTCAGTGCGGAATTTAATCACCGGACTTCGAGCAGGATGA